In a genomic window of Paramicrobacterium chengjingii:
- a CDS encoding zinc-dependent metalloprotease, with amino-acid sequence MAEVPDEDKNPEDEFQDMIREILSGNSGVDPSKLAGAAGLPNDPASLQAMMMQFQRAMQQSSDGEINWNVSTEQAVEIGRKDAVSITPAERSQLDQAFHVAELWLAEVTSFASLTSSPRALSRAEWSKATMPLWTQLAEPVATNISNALTTVLKEQAPEQLQDMIGQATRMIKSIGGTMFAMQLGQVVGQLSTEVVSGGDVGIPLLNDEAALIPQNVAAFGEGLDIPDDQVQLYLAVRELAHARLFRHARWLRLHVISSITAFAQGIRIDTDAIEELASGFDPSNTEELREAMTNGSLIPPKTDEQLAALERLETTLALIEGWVDVVTAEATSRLPKADAVAETVRRRRATGGPAEQAFSTLVGLELRPRRLREAAAMWRTVTEAVGSAARDSLWQHPDLVPTSADIDDPAALVARLEAAARGETPEPDEFDMALEDLLRTEHEANSGETESDGTDTPPDEPPAVP; translated from the coding sequence GTGGCTGAAGTGCCAGACGAGGACAAGAACCCCGAAGACGAGTTCCAGGACATGATCCGGGAGATCCTCTCGGGCAATTCCGGCGTCGATCCAAGCAAGCTCGCGGGCGCGGCAGGGCTTCCCAACGACCCGGCGTCTCTACAAGCCATGATGATGCAGTTTCAGCGCGCGATGCAGCAGAGCTCAGATGGCGAGATCAACTGGAACGTCTCAACGGAGCAGGCCGTCGAGATCGGCCGAAAGGATGCCGTCAGCATTACGCCGGCCGAACGTTCGCAGCTCGACCAGGCATTCCACGTCGCTGAGCTGTGGCTCGCGGAAGTCACATCGTTCGCGTCGCTCACCAGCTCGCCTCGTGCGCTGAGCCGCGCCGAGTGGTCGAAGGCGACAATGCCCCTGTGGACACAGCTGGCAGAGCCGGTCGCCACGAACATTTCAAACGCTCTGACAACCGTTTTGAAAGAGCAGGCCCCCGAACAGCTGCAAGACATGATCGGTCAGGCAACACGCATGATCAAGAGCATCGGCGGAACAATGTTCGCCATGCAGCTGGGGCAGGTCGTCGGGCAGCTCTCAACCGAGGTGGTCTCTGGCGGAGACGTTGGAATTCCGCTGCTCAACGACGAGGCTGCACTCATTCCGCAGAATGTCGCGGCTTTCGGTGAGGGCCTCGATATTCCTGATGATCAGGTTCAGCTCTACCTGGCCGTGCGCGAGCTCGCGCACGCTCGACTCTTCCGCCACGCGCGGTGGCTGCGATTGCACGTCATCTCCTCGATCACCGCCTTCGCGCAGGGCATTCGCATCGATACCGATGCGATTGAGGAACTCGCGTCAGGGTTTGATCCGTCGAACACTGAAGAACTACGTGAAGCGATGACGAACGGCTCGCTCATTCCCCCAAAGACCGACGAGCAGCTCGCTGCCCTTGAACGTCTCGAAACGACGCTCGCGCTCATCGAAGGCTGGGTCGACGTCGTCACCGCTGAAGCGACCTCTCGGCTTCCCAAGGCAGACGCTGTCGCCGAGACGGTGCGGCGACGGCGCGCAACGGGTGGGCCAGCCGAACAGGCGTTCTCAACTCTTGTCGGACTTGAGCTGCGGCCACGCCGCCTGCGCGAGGCGGCTGCCATGTGGCGAACCGTGACCGAAGCGGTTGGGTCCGCCGCACGGGACTCCTTGTGGCAGCATCCGGATCTCGTGCCGACATCGGCCGATATCGACGACCCCGCTGCTCTCGTCGCGCGACTCGAGGCCGCTGCACGTGGTGAGACGCCCGAGCCTGACGAGTTCGATATGGCTCTCGAAGATCTTCTGCGCACTGAACACGAGGCGAACTCCGGCGAAACGGAATCCGACGGCACGGACACGCCGCCAGACGAACCTCCCGCCGTGCCCTGA
- the nudC gene encoding NAD(+) diphosphatase: protein MTALGSLPLSRTAFDRDGNARTKPGFLDSVRTDERTRVVLVHGRDVAVDGENLDLRLCSELESTEQMVYLGTTMVDENGIVEGTPVVAVRADDADVTWAPLRQIAANLSNRDAGLAAGSVAVLGWHEASGFCSRCGSATVVEHAGWMRRCPSCDAEHFPRTDPAVIVCVTDADDRILLGSNSAWEAGRYSLFAGFVEAGESLEAAVIREVYEEAGVRVTNPRYLGSQPWPFPRSLMLGYSAQIESDQDAGDTTPDGDEILEVRWFTRAELNDEASGVLLPGRSSIAHAIIEQWLVGE from the coding sequence ATGACAGCCCTCGGCAGCCTTCCGCTGTCGCGTACAGCGTTTGACCGCGATGGAAATGCCCGAACCAAGCCTGGGTTTCTCGACAGCGTCCGCACGGACGAGCGAACACGTGTCGTTCTTGTGCACGGACGCGACGTGGCCGTCGACGGTGAGAACCTTGATTTGCGACTCTGCTCCGAGCTCGAAAGCACCGAGCAGATGGTGTACCTGGGCACCACCATGGTCGATGAAAACGGCATCGTCGAGGGCACGCCCGTCGTTGCGGTGCGCGCAGACGACGCCGATGTGACGTGGGCACCGCTGCGGCAGATTGCCGCGAACCTGAGCAATCGCGACGCTGGCCTCGCAGCGGGTTCGGTCGCGGTGCTCGGTTGGCACGAAGCATCCGGATTCTGCTCTCGCTGCGGCAGCGCGACTGTCGTCGAGCACGCGGGATGGATGCGCCGCTGCCCGTCGTGCGATGCCGAACATTTTCCACGCACCGATCCGGCCGTGATCGTGTGTGTCACAGATGCAGACGATCGAATACTCCTCGGATCGAACTCCGCGTGGGAGGCCGGGCGTTACTCGCTCTTCGCCGGATTCGTCGAGGCAGGCGAATCGCTCGAGGCCGCCGTGATTCGCGAAGTGTACGAAGAAGCTGGCGTTCGAGTGACCAACCCACGGTACCTCGGATCGCAGCCTTGGCCCTTTCCGCGATCGCTGATGCTCGGCTATTCGGCGCAGATCGAGAGCGACCAGGATGCCGGTGACACGACGCCAGACGGGGACGAGATTCTCGAGGTCCGGTGGTTTACGCGCGCCGAGCTGAACGACGAGGCGAGTGGCGTACTTCTGCCCGGACGCTCGTCGATTGCGCACGCGATCATTGAGCAGTGGCTGGTGGGCGAGTGA
- a CDS encoding ATP-dependent DNA helicase — protein sequence MSTFSAREIAARLGLPNPTDEQVSVIEAPLEPALVVAGAGSGKTETMANRIVWLLANEHISVSQVLGLTFTRKAAGELASRVRERIAQLRGRDGHDDDVLESPTISTYNAFAAALFREHGRLIGREPDVTVISAASAWSLARDIVVSSDDDRLAHIDKSVDTITTAVVGVAHALSDNDALASIPDIGALCDEFTALAELPINDETSRKRKPDETLMAACSDVASLPVLLEHARRFHEVKRSRGFIEFSDQVALALQITRTIERVPDEYRERFHIVILDEYQDTSVVQTELLSRLFANHGVMAVGDPNQSIYGWRGASASNLARFGPDFGGRRAFSLSTSWRNAHRVLDAANALVAPLPSLPDAPVTALAPSPVAPKGTVEIRYSETIDDEAEEVSAWLAEQLRDTGRSAALLCRSLKSVRPFTDALERRDVPYHVLGLAGLLEQPVVVDLVCTLRVLDDPTAGSELIRLLTGARWRLGPKDIAGLRQTARWLADRDLHQQRVPEETRRLLRESVADDDSASLVDALDFLVTAPDAHRALESISESGRARMRSCGEVIARLRRRSGLALSDLVSLVIQELGLDIEVAANAANALGRPSLESFSDQISAYLAVDERGALGPFLSWLAEAEKRENLSPRTEDPEPGTVQILTIHGAKGLEWDSVAVPRLVDGELPAKARNRRGWMAFGELPYVFRGDRFDLPELAWRSAVNQQDFVRANADFAEALERRSAEEQRRLAYVAVTRARDALLATGSFWSTQKRPRVPGAFLADIHRAIPSAIEQLPEGSDLDENPLAIDVPPLPWPRDPLGARRSAVLTAAQAVRDADSASNTPWDDEIALLLAERERKLTAGPSVELPSRVPASRFKDYVTNPDAVATALRRPMPEKPYRQTRLGTLFHSWVEERSGLSGGAETLDSAFFDDDADHAGTLVPAEQAELDALAGLKRTFEASQWGNASPIDVEREINFVLADQIIICKLDAVYRTEDGYQIVDWKTGKPPRTASELEDRQLQLALYRAAYAQAEGVDPHTIDAVLYYVADDLIVRPDHVSSEDELRSRWESSLSRD from the coding sequence ATGAGCACATTCAGCGCACGCGAGATCGCGGCACGGCTCGGGCTGCCGAACCCGACCGACGAGCAGGTGTCTGTGATTGAAGCGCCGCTCGAACCCGCCCTCGTCGTCGCCGGTGCCGGCAGCGGCAAGACGGAGACGATGGCCAACCGCATCGTGTGGCTGCTCGCCAACGAGCACATCTCGGTCTCGCAGGTGCTCGGGCTCACCTTTACGCGCAAGGCAGCAGGCGAGCTCGCCAGCCGCGTGCGCGAGCGGATCGCTCAGCTTCGGGGACGTGACGGCCATGACGACGATGTTCTCGAGTCGCCGACGATTTCGACGTACAACGCCTTCGCAGCCGCCCTTTTTCGAGAGCACGGCCGTCTCATTGGGCGAGAGCCCGACGTAACCGTTATCAGTGCGGCATCCGCCTGGTCGCTCGCCCGTGACATCGTGGTGTCGAGTGACGATGACCGCCTCGCCCACATCGACAAAAGCGTCGACACCATCACAACGGCCGTCGTCGGCGTCGCCCACGCCCTGAGCGACAACGACGCGCTCGCGAGCATTCCCGACATCGGTGCTCTGTGCGATGAGTTCACCGCTCTCGCCGAGCTTCCCATCAACGACGAGACGAGTCGAAAACGCAAGCCCGATGAGACGCTTATGGCGGCATGCAGCGACGTCGCGTCGCTTCCCGTGCTGCTGGAGCACGCCCGCCGTTTTCACGAAGTGAAACGTTCTCGCGGGTTTATCGAGTTCAGCGACCAAGTGGCGCTCGCCCTGCAGATCACTCGAACGATCGAGCGCGTTCCCGACGAGTATCGCGAGCGGTTTCACATCGTGATCCTTGATGAATACCAAGACACCTCTGTGGTGCAGACCGAGCTCTTGTCGAGACTGTTTGCCAATCACGGGGTCATGGCGGTGGGGGACCCGAATCAGTCAATCTACGGCTGGCGAGGGGCAAGCGCCTCCAACCTTGCGCGATTCGGCCCCGATTTCGGTGGACGACGTGCTTTCTCGCTCTCGACGAGCTGGCGCAATGCCCACCGTGTTCTCGACGCGGCAAATGCCCTCGTCGCCCCGCTCCCTTCGCTGCCCGACGCCCCGGTCACCGCATTGGCGCCCTCACCGGTCGCCCCGAAGGGAACCGTGGAGATTCGGTATTCCGAGACGATCGACGACGAGGCGGAAGAGGTGTCGGCGTGGCTCGCCGAGCAGCTGCGAGACACCGGTCGCTCGGCCGCCCTGCTCTGTCGATCGCTCAAGAGCGTCAGACCGTTCACTGACGCGCTTGAGCGACGCGACGTTCCGTATCACGTGCTCGGACTCGCCGGCCTTCTTGAACAGCCTGTCGTCGTCGATCTCGTCTGCACCCTGCGTGTGCTCGACGACCCGACAGCAGGTTCGGAGCTCATCAGACTGCTCACGGGTGCGCGCTGGCGCCTCGGCCCGAAAGACATCGCCGGGCTCAGGCAGACAGCGCGCTGGCTCGCGGATCGAGACCTGCACCAACAGCGTGTGCCCGAGGAGACTCGTCGGCTGCTGCGCGAATCCGTGGCTGATGACGACAGCGCATCTCTCGTCGACGCGCTCGACTTTCTGGTGACCGCCCCTGACGCGCACAGGGCACTGGAATCCATCAGCGAAAGTGGGCGAGCGCGAATGCGGTCATGTGGCGAGGTGATCGCCCGACTTCGGCGACGCTCGGGGCTCGCCCTCAGCGATCTGGTCAGTCTCGTCATTCAGGAGCTTGGCCTCGACATCGAGGTGGCGGCGAACGCGGCGAACGCGCTCGGACGACCGAGTCTCGAGTCGTTCTCCGACCAGATCTCCGCGTATCTCGCCGTGGACGAGCGTGGAGCTCTCGGTCCGTTTCTCTCGTGGCTCGCCGAAGCAGAGAAACGCGAGAATCTCAGCCCGCGCACGGAGGACCCCGAGCCCGGAACGGTGCAGATTCTCACGATCCATGGCGCAAAGGGGCTCGAATGGGACAGCGTCGCCGTTCCACGGCTCGTCGACGGCGAGCTTCCGGCGAAAGCTCGAAACAGGCGAGGTTGGATGGCGTTCGGTGAGCTCCCGTACGTGTTCAGGGGCGACCGCTTCGACCTGCCAGAACTTGCCTGGCGCTCTGCCGTAAACCAGCAGGACTTCGTGCGTGCCAACGCCGACTTCGCCGAGGCGCTCGAACGACGCAGCGCCGAAGAGCAGCGGCGTCTGGCCTACGTCGCCGTCACGCGTGCTCGGGATGCCCTGCTCGCCACCGGATCGTTTTGGTCGACGCAGAAGCGCCCGCGCGTACCCGGAGCGTTCCTCGCAGACATCCACCGTGCAATCCCTTCAGCGATCGAGCAGCTGCCTGAGGGATCGGATCTCGACGAGAATCCCCTGGCCATCGACGTTCCGCCTCTGCCCTGGCCGCGCGATCCTCTCGGCGCACGGCGGTCGGCGGTGCTGACAGCGGCGCAGGCAGTGCGCGACGCAGATTCCGCATCGAACACGCCGTGGGATGACGAGATTGCCCTGCTGCTTGCCGAGCGAGAGCGCAAGCTGACGGCAGGCCCGAGCGTCGAGCTGCCGTCGCGCGTGCCCGCATCGCGCTTCAAGGATTACGTGACAAACCCGGATGCTGTCGCGACAGCGCTTCGCCGCCCGATGCCAGAGAAGCCGTACCGTCAGACACGGCTCGGCACGCTGTTCCACTCGTGGGTGGAAGAACGCTCAGGGCTGAGCGGGGGAGCAGAAACCCTCGACTCGGCGTTCTTCGATGACGACGCCGACCACGCGGGAACGCTGGTTCCCGCCGAGCAAGCAGAGCTCGATGCTCTCGCCGGGTTGAAGCGCACGTTCGAGGCATCGCAGTGGGGAAATGCGAGCCCCATCGACGTGGAGCGCGAAATCAACTTCGTGCTCGCCGACCAAATCATCATCTGCAAGCTCGACGCCGTGTACCGCACGGAGGATGGCTACCAGATTGTCGATTGGAAGACAGGGAAGCCGCCGCGCACGGCGTCAGAGCTCGAAGACCGCCAGCTGCAGCTCGCACTGTATCGCGCTGCCTACGCTCAGGCAGAGGGGGTCGACCCCCACACCATCGACGCAGTGCTCTATTACGTCGCCGATGACCTGATCGTGCGGCCGGATCACGTCTCGTCTGAAGACGAGCTGCGGTCGCGCTGGGAGTCGTCGCTCTCGCGTGACTGA
- a CDS encoding phosphotransferase, translating into MARSPLTLAAVATSALPGTAFIGSGELGHRESGAFDSALLLADDDTRYVVRVPANQQSETDQARELLVLQAMSDGIRSRLPFDVHRVLGQAPTGETRAVVYDFLPGYQVEAEEIPPGDGVASSMGGALAALHALPGSFVSEAGLPVQSSTDSRDEARNVIERAAATKLLPAAVRKRWADAAADDALWRFQPTVIGGSVAADSFLITDHDAGPIVTGMIGWGSLRVADPARDLHWLSAAGEAAESVFAAYVAASVRTPDAMIRQRSMLYAELELARWLLHGKDLHDQTVIDDAVAMLDGLVDSVLGNLMSPLSSSPGPVMTVADVQEMLKNTPATPAAAGSSAISMDTDSFDPDEFERELAKETAARGGHEDAAEQQSPDEQPTGPINLPQSRESDDSQRDRSSSSDET; encoded by the coding sequence ATGGCCAGGTCTCCTCTCACTCTAGCGGCGGTCGCGACGTCGGCCCTCCCCGGCACAGCGTTCATCGGAAGCGGCGAGCTCGGGCACCGCGAGTCCGGCGCCTTCGACTCGGCGCTTTTGCTTGCCGACGACGACACGCGTTATGTCGTTCGCGTTCCGGCGAATCAGCAATCCGAGACCGATCAGGCGCGCGAACTTCTTGTGCTGCAGGCGATGAGCGACGGCATCCGCAGTCGGCTCCCGTTCGACGTTCACCGCGTGCTCGGCCAAGCCCCGACGGGAGAGACGCGCGCTGTCGTTTACGATTTTCTTCCCGGTTATCAGGTCGAGGCAGAAGAGATTCCGCCGGGCGATGGAGTCGCCAGCTCGATGGGCGGAGCACTCGCGGCTCTGCACGCGCTGCCCGGATCGTTCGTGTCTGAGGCGGGCCTGCCTGTGCAGAGCTCAACCGACAGCAGAGACGAAGCGCGAAATGTCATCGAACGCGCTGCCGCCACAAAGTTGCTTCCCGCTGCCGTGCGCAAGCGGTGGGCGGATGCCGCGGCAGACGACGCGCTGTGGCGATTTCAGCCGACAGTCATCGGTGGCTCCGTCGCCGCGGACTCCTTTCTCATCACCGATCACGACGCGGGCCCGATCGTCACCGGAATGATCGGCTGGGGCTCGCTGCGCGTCGCTGATCCCGCTCGCGACTTGCACTGGCTCTCTGCCGCGGGCGAAGCCGCCGAGAGCGTCTTTGCCGCCTACGTCGCTGCAAGTGTTCGCACACCAGACGCTATGATCCGACAGCGTTCGATGCTCTACGCCGAGCTCGAACTTGCACGCTGGCTGCTGCATGGCAAAGACCTGCACGACCAGACCGTGATCGACGACGCCGTCGCAATGCTCGATGGTCTTGTCGACAGCGTTCTCGGCAACCTCATGTCGCCGCTGTCGTCATCCCCCGGGCCCGTCATGACGGTGGCCGATGTGCAGGAGATGCTGAAAAACACTCCCGCGACTCCGGCGGCCGCGGGTTCGTCGGCGATCTCGATGGACACCGACAGCTTCGACCCTGACGAGTTCGAAAGAGAGCTCGCGAAGGAGACCGCCGCACGAGGCGGTCACGAGGATGCTGCCGAGCAGCAGTCCCCCGATGAGCAGCCCACAGGCCCTATCAATCTGCCTCAGTCACGCGAGAGCGACGACTCCCAGCGCGACCGCAGCTCGTCTTCAGACGAGACGTGA
- a CDS encoding YlbL family protein: MTLQGDDQIGADGTDAPAVEPQQPEPPRSRASVIGWCSLAVSFVILGVLALSPSPYVIQQPGPVFNVLGETELDDEPEPLISISGTETHDVGKTLDMLTVSVVGNPEQSPNWFQIATAWFSPSEAVVPMSLYFPDGTTAEERDAQSQVMMVNSQQDAVAAALTELDVDFTSSLIVGGVVEHAPADGVLKVGDEIIEAGGTAVTDVSGLQDVIAEHGADQPLTLIVVRDGEKFDVDITPTEVEYSDGATGVVIGVQTTETYEFPFDVSIKLNDVGGPSAGMMFALGIIDKLTPGPLPGDASVAGTGTIDAEGQVGPIGGIRQKLYAARDAGAEYFLAPADNCDEVVGHVPDGLTVFKVATLEDSLAVLKSVRDGDSTASLPMCSP; the protein is encoded by the coding sequence GTGACGCTGCAAGGCGACGATCAGATCGGCGCAGACGGCACCGACGCGCCCGCTGTCGAACCCCAGCAGCCGGAACCGCCTCGCTCAAGGGCCTCGGTCATCGGCTGGTGCAGTCTCGCCGTGTCGTTCGTGATTCTCGGGGTTCTCGCGCTCTCCCCATCGCCGTACGTCATTCAGCAGCCCGGCCCCGTTTTCAATGTGCTCGGCGAGACCGAGCTCGACGATGAACCGGAACCGCTCATCTCGATCAGCGGAACCGAGACCCATGACGTGGGAAAGACTCTCGACATGCTCACGGTGAGTGTTGTCGGCAACCCCGAGCAGTCCCCGAACTGGTTCCAGATCGCCACTGCATGGTTTAGCCCGAGTGAAGCCGTCGTACCCATGTCGCTGTACTTCCCAGACGGCACAACCGCCGAAGAGCGCGACGCCCAGTCGCAGGTCATGATGGTGAACTCACAACAGGATGCCGTCGCCGCTGCTCTCACAGAACTCGACGTCGATTTCACGTCATCACTCATCGTCGGCGGTGTCGTCGAACATGCGCCGGCAGACGGCGTTCTGAAAGTCGGAGATGAAATCATTGAGGCCGGCGGAACTGCCGTCACGGACGTCTCGGGTCTGCAAGACGTCATCGCTGAGCACGGGGCCGATCAACCGCTCACTCTGATCGTCGTCCGCGATGGCGAGAAGTTCGACGTCGACATCACTCCGACCGAGGTCGAGTACTCCGATGGGGCAACGGGTGTCGTCATCGGCGTTCAGACCACCGAGACGTACGAATTTCCCTTCGACGTATCCATCAAGCTCAATGACGTCGGGGGTCCGAGTGCCGGCATGATGTTCGCGCTCGGCATCATCGACAAGCTCACACCGGGCCCATTGCCCGGAGACGCATCCGTCGCGGGCACAGGAACGATCGATGCCGAGGGACAGGTCGGCCCGATCGGTGGAATTCGGCAGAAACTGTACGCCGCCCGAGATGCTGGCGCCGAGTATTTTCTCGCCCCAGCCGACAACTGCGATGAAGTCGTCGGCCATGTACCCGACGGGCTCACGGTGTTCAAAGTCGCCACGCTCGAAGATTCGCTCGCTGTGCTGAAATCGGTGCGTGACGGCGACTCGACCGCGTCATTGCCGATGTGTTCGCCGTGA
- a CDS encoding ATP-dependent helicase: protein MTQSLLAGLDDDQRVVAETLRGPVCVLAGAGTGKTRAITHRIAHGVATGTYAANRLLALTFTNRAAAELRGRLRQLGAGNVPAKTFHSAALSQLGYFWPQVVGGDMPRLVESKARILGHAAERLKLGVDTATLRDLAAEVEWRKVSGRSIEQYAGAGRPLPGRLDLEQAVAMLQTYEDLKDERRQLDFEDVLLSCAGMLEQEPRVALQVREQYRFFVVDEYQDVSPLQQQLLDLWLGDRRELCVVGDASQTIFSFAGASSTFLLGFGSRYDGAQVVRLERNYRSSQPIVTTANRLMRDRPGALTLKAAGAAGDVPAVDPDLVRYQGDMAEARGIAQSILLRIEAGSRPEDIAVLYRVNAQAAVLETALSDVGVSYHVRGSTRFFDRPEVKRAILALRGASVSVSDEPLFKSVSDVLRSLGWSQIPPDGQGAVRSTWELLNALMGLVDQAPPSTTFRQFTDELLERQAGQHEPTMQAVTLATLHSAKGLEWDEVYLPGLSEGLIPISYARSFEQIDEERRLLYVGITRARRRLTITWSEEGQRRPRERSRFLQEIGIRNPDAAGARSPAAGRTARR from the coding sequence GTGACCCAGAGTCTGCTGGCGGGACTGGACGACGACCAGAGAGTTGTTGCCGAGACGCTGCGCGGCCCCGTGTGTGTGCTCGCCGGTGCGGGTACGGGAAAGACACGTGCGATCACCCACCGCATTGCGCACGGTGTTGCCACGGGCACGTACGCGGCGAATCGATTGCTGGCATTGACATTCACGAACAGGGCAGCCGCAGAGCTTCGAGGCCGACTGCGCCAGCTGGGGGCGGGAAATGTACCCGCGAAGACCTTTCACTCAGCAGCTCTCAGCCAGCTCGGTTACTTCTGGCCGCAAGTGGTCGGCGGAGATATGCCGAGGCTAGTCGAGAGCAAAGCACGCATTCTCGGCCATGCCGCAGAAAGACTGAAGCTCGGCGTCGACACAGCGACACTGCGCGACCTCGCTGCTGAAGTGGAATGGCGCAAGGTGTCTGGACGCAGCATTGAACAGTACGCGGGGGCAGGGCGCCCGCTGCCCGGACGGCTGGATCTCGAGCAGGCTGTAGCGATGCTTCAGACTTACGAAGATCTCAAGGATGAACGTCGCCAGCTCGACTTCGAGGATGTTCTGCTGTCGTGCGCTGGAATGCTGGAGCAGGAGCCGCGCGTTGCTTTGCAGGTGCGGGAGCAATATCGCTTCTTCGTTGTCGACGAGTACCAGGACGTCTCGCCACTTCAGCAGCAGCTGCTCGATCTGTGGCTCGGCGATCGTCGCGAGCTGTGCGTTGTCGGCGACGCGAGTCAGACGATCTTCTCATTCGCTGGAGCGAGCTCAACTTTTCTTCTGGGCTTTGGATCGCGCTACGACGGGGCGCAGGTCGTTCGGCTCGAACGTAATTACCGTTCGAGCCAGCCGATTGTCACGACCGCGAACCGTCTCATGCGAGATCGGCCGGGAGCGCTGACGCTGAAGGCTGCGGGCGCTGCTGGTGACGTGCCGGCCGTGGACCCTGATCTCGTGCGGTATCAGGGCGATATGGCGGAAGCTCGCGGAATAGCGCAGTCGATCCTGCTGCGCATCGAGGCCGGTTCTCGACCAGAGGACATCGCCGTGCTTTATCGAGTGAACGCCCAGGCGGCCGTGCTCGAGACTGCGTTGAGCGATGTCGGCGTGAGCTATCACGTTCGCGGGTCGACGCGCTTCTTTGATCGTCCAGAAGTCAAGCGCGCCATTCTCGCCTTGCGAGGGGCATCCGTCTCCGTGTCAGACGAGCCGCTCTTCAAATCGGTGAGTGATGTTTTGCGTTCGCTCGGCTGGAGCCAGATTCCCCCTGACGGGCAGGGCGCTGTGCGTTCGACCTGGGAATTGCTCAATGCGCTCATGGGGCTCGTCGACCAGGCGCCGCCCAGCACCACGTTTCGGCAGTTCACCGACGAATTGCTTGAACGTCAGGCAGGGCAGCATGAGCCGACGATGCAGGCCGTCACCCTCGCGACACTGCATTCGGCGAAGGGCCTCGAGTGGGATGAGGTGTATCTGCCCGGCCTTTCTGAGGGACTTATTCCAATCAGCTATGCGCGAAGCTTTGAGCAGATCGACGAGGAGCGTCGGCTTCTCTACGTGGGCATTACACGAGCGCGCCGTCGTCTCACGATCACCTGGTCTGAAGAGGGTCAGCGTCGGCCACGCGAGAGGTCGAGGTTTCTTCAAGAGATCGGCATCCGCAATCCGGATGCTGCTGGTGCACGGTCACCCGCTGCGGGGCGGACGGCGAGACGGTAA